TGGAAACACCACAACCGAAACAAGGCGAGGTGCTGATTGAAATCAAAGCCTGTGCCTTGAACAATACAGAAATCTGGATGCGGGAAGGCGCCTATGGTGTGGAGAGTGAATCAGGCTGGAAAGCAGAAGGTGTGCAATTCCCACGAATCCCCGGTTCAGACATCAGCGGACGGATCGTCGCGGTCGGAGACGGTGTCGCAGAATCGAAGATCGGTCGTGACGTTGTCTTGTTTCCGTTCACAGCAAGTGGAGAAATCAAAGACGAACAGAGTGCCGAGAACTTATCGTTCATCGGTTCCGAGTATGACGGCGGGTACGCTGAATACGTTCGTTGGCCGCTTAAGCTCTGTTACGACATGCCGCTTGCCTCCTATACGGACAGTGCCGTCTTCTCGGTCAGTGGCTTGACGGCGTGGCATATGGTCGAGCAACTCGACTTACAACAAGGGCAGACCGTTCTCGTAACAGGCGCCAGTGGCGGTGTCGGTTCACTTAACGTCCAGATTGCGAAGCGTGTCTTCGGCGCGCGTGTCGTCGCACTCGTTGGTGACTTGAAGCTAACGGATCAATTGCACGAACTCGGGGCGGACCTGGTCGTCTCCTACCGTGAGCCGGACTGGGATCAACAAGTCATGCAAGAAGTCGGTCCGGTCGATGCGATTCTCGATGTCGTCGGCGATGCCGTGTTTAAAAAAGGTCTTGAGCTGCTAAAGCGCGGCGGAACGTACTGCATTTCCGGATCGTCCGGGGGACAGGTGACGTCGCTTGATTTTCGAACGCTTTACTTAAAGCATATCCGTCTGCAAGGATCCGTCCTTGGCAATCGTCATGATTACGAGAAGCTGCTTGAGGCAGTTCGGACGCAGACGATTCAGCCGGTCATCGACCGGATGTTCCCGCTCGCTGAAGCGCGAGAAGCCCAAGCGTACTTCAAACAAGCTGGCAAATTTGGCAAAGTCGTCTTGCTACCATAAGAGAAAACGAACAAAACGAGCTAACCTCTTCCAGTTAAAGAAAGGGTAGCTCGTTTTCGTGTCGATTTAAGGGCTAGGTATGATGTAAAAAAGCGTGACGGTCGATGTGATAGGTTCGTCTTCCGTAAAATCCGTGAATTCCTCTTGTGATTGATAAATCGTATACGCATGGGTCGAAAAGAGATCCGTTATCCATTCTGGAACATCTGCAGAAAGGGAGAGCGACTGAATCTGTTCAAGTGGAAACGGTGTTCCAACCGGATTTTGCGTGTGAACATGTAGTGCGTCCTGCGAAGCATCCTCGCGGGCGATTGTCATATAAATCTGATGCTCGATCTGTTTTTCCTCGAGTTTTTGGCGCATGTCCTGCAAAGCGCTCAACGCGATCCGAAGATGTGCTTTACGAAGGCGCAGACTCGTATTGCCATGACCATAAAAGTCAGGGTGCACATGCCAGTCGTCTGAATCAATATAGGAGGGAGAAGAATAACTTTTGAATTCAAGTTCTAGATTTTTAAAATAACGGCGTTTACCGCGAAATTTTTTCATGGTTCATCGACCTTTCAAGTAAGTATGTGTACATAGTATCATGTTGTATCAAGACTATCTCATCTGTTGAACGGCATACAGTCTTAATACAATGTTCAATTATAAAATTTAAAAAATCTTATTCAAATCATTCATAAATATTTTTATGATACTCTAGATAAATCATTGTTTGTCTTATGTATTTAGTCTTTCTATAATCAGGGAGAGAGTAAACTTAAAGGAGAACATTACATGATTGATTTTGAATGGTATCGCAGTTTCATCCATGTCTACCAACAACGTTCCGTCTCGGCAGCTGCCCGAATTCGTTTTTTGACGCAGCCAGCGGTCAGTCAGCATATCGCGGCGCTCGAGGCAGAGCTTGAGACGTCTTTGTTCATCCGTGCACCTCGGCAAATGATTCCGACAGACGCCGGAACAGCCCTCTATACACAAGTCGTCGGGTTGATTGATCGGCTTGAAGAGTTATCGCTCGAGATGAAGTACGAAGCAGGGGAACAACCTCGTCCAGTCTTGAAGTTCGGTGGACCGACAGAATTCGTCACGCATGGGATCGTGCCAAAATTGCCGCTCGACATCGCCCAATTCACGGCCATCTTTGATTTGACGGTTCCCTTATTGCAACGGCTGCTCTCGAATGAGCTCGATTTCATCATCGCAACGAAACGGATTGATGAGCCAGGCGTCCAGTACGTCCCGATCGCTGACGAACGCTTTCATTTGATCGCCCCGATTGGCTACGAAGTTCCGGAAGTGGATCTAAAGGAATGGATGGCCCGTCAGCGCTGGATCAGTTACGGACTCGAGCTGCCGATCATTCGTCGGTACTATCAGACGCAGTTCGGGGAACGACCTGGGATCCGTCCGGAAATGATTTTACCGAACGTCGACGCGATTCTAAAAGCCATCGAAGCGGGGCACGGGATCAGCGTCCTCCCCGATTATCTCGTCGAGGTAGCGGTCAGTGCTGGACGGGTCCAGCGGATTGCACCGGAACGATTCGCGACGAATCAGTTATACGTCGCCTATCGAACGGAATCTCGTCATGATCCGGTTTTGCAGCAGGCGATTAAAGCGTTAGGTTGAATCGTATGAAAAAAGTCCAATCCACAAGCAAAAATGCTGAGAGGATTGGACTTTTTTTTATGAAATATACATTACTTCGATACGTCATCTAAGAATGTCAACGCACGATCAGCGACGAGACTCGCACTATCTGCTCGATAGGCTTGATAGTGCGGTGAGGCGACATGCTGATCGAAAGCATCTTGATCATGCCATTGTTCGTAAAAAAAGAAGACGTTCGGTTTGTCGATAGCGCGGTGTGCCTGATACATCAGGCAGCCTGCCTCGGCACGAGAAGGTGCGATCACACCTTCGATGATAGAAGCGAGCTGTTCGCCTTGATTCGGATGCGCTTCGATCCGGGCAATCAGTTGAATCATCGAATAACCTCCTATGAAAAGAGACCCTTCATCCAAAGGATCTCTTGTTTCGATTAGTTGAGTGTATTAATGACAGCTTTCGCGACTGCGATCGTTGATTGTGGATTTTGACCCGTGACGAGGTTTCCGTCGACTTGGACGTTTTCCGTAAAGTTGTCAGCCGTGATGATGTTCGCACCGAGTTCACGAAGACGTGTCTCAAGCAAGAATGGCATGTAGACGTCAAGACCTGTCGCGCGTTCTTCTTCATCCGTGAACGTTGCGATCGTTTTTCCAGCGACGAGTGGTGTTCCGTCTGAAAGTGTCGCACTAACGAGTCCAGCTGGTCCGTGGCAGACTGCAGCGACTGTTTTATTCGCTTCAAACAATGTCCGAAGGGCGTTGTTCAAGGCATCGCTTTGTGGTAAGTCGAACATCGTTCCGTGTCCGCCTGGCATGAAGATTGCATCGAATGCTGAGAAGTCCTGGATTGATTTCAAATCAAGTGTCTCTTTAAAGAGTGGAGCTGTCGCTTGGATCTCAGCTGGGACTTCGTCTGCAAGGCTCCGTGCGTCGATTGGTGATTCGCCGCCATTCGGACTTGCGACTGTGACTGTATATCCTGCGTTCTTGAACTCAATGTATGCTTCTGCGAACTCAGACAACCAAAGTCCAGTTGCGTGACCTTCCTTCATTTCCTTTGCGTTCGTGACAACCATTAAGATGTGTTTACTCATGATATGTTCCTCCTTTTTCGTTTGCCGATTGGCTACGTGATTAGAATACGCCCGCATGAATCAAAAAAATTAATAAAAATGAGCTTATTGATAAATAAATTTATAGAAGAAAATTAAAACTACTTCCGACTATCGCGTCGAAAGTAGCCTAAAAAAGTGGATTAACGAACGTCAGAAGAATAGTTAGATAAAATCGAGTGACTTCGTATTGTCACGATGACACTCGCAAGACTAGCGACCGTTCCGAGGACGGCGACGATAATTGTCGAAGAACCATTCGGAATCAAGAAGCCGACCGGAATTAATCCGACGAAGCTAAAGACGATTAGTGATTGATAAATGACATTGACAATCTTCAGTACAGGGTTTTCGAAAAACGATAGGATGAGTGGTGGTAGGAATAAGAAGACAATTAGACCAATCGCCATGTAGACCGATAACGGCTCCTCTAACGAGATGGTATTGCCTGTTGAATGGCGTGCTGCGACGAGCACGGCGACGATCGCGACGCATAAGGTTACACAAACGAACGTTAACCGTTTTAGCATAGGAACCCCTCCTTTTTACTCTAATTCCATATTGAACTACCTCCACCTACGCTTTGCTTAGAGGTGGAGGATTCCTGAGTTATTCGACCTAACGGTCGAAACGTTATCAGGCTAACCCCGTCGTTCCGACGGTTGAAGAGACCAAGATTCGTTCGGCTTCTTGTTTGAGGTTCAGTCCTGCGTTCACATCGCGGTCGTGATGGACCCCGCAACTCGGGCATGTCCATTCACGTAGAGCAAGATGTTTCACGTCTTTGTGTTGATGGCCGCAACTCGAACAGAGCTGGCTCGAGGCAAAGGTCTTCCCGACCTTCACGACGGTCTTGCCGTACCAGGCGGCCTTATACTCGAGCATGCGGAAGAACTCCGACCAGCTGACCTCGGAGATGGACTTGCTCAACCTGCGGTTCTTCTGCATGTTCTTTACCTGCAAGGTCTCGATCCCGATGACGTCGTGGTTTTTGACGATCTCGGTCGATACCTTGTGAAGGAAGTCGGTCCGCTTGTTGGCGATCTTTTCGTGGATGTGGGCGACCTTCCGCTTCTGCTTCTGGTAGTTCTTCGCCTCGGAGAGTTTGATCTTCTTGTTCAGGGCGATGAGCTGACGTCGGGACAGCTTCCGCTGTTCTCGCGCTAGCTTCTTCTCTAGCATGCGGAAGTAGCGGTCGTTTTTGTACACCGTGCCGTCCGACAGGATGGCAAAGTGCTTCAGCCCGACGTCGACACCGATGGATGAGCCGGTCTTGGGCAGTTCGTTGACCTCCTGCTCGACGAGCAGGGAGACGAAGTATTTGCCAGAAGCCTTTCGTCGGATCGTGGCGTTCAAGATGCGACCCTCGACCTGTTTCGACTTGGCGAAACGAACCCACTTCAGCTTCGGGAGTTTGAGGTTATTCTCGACAATCGAGACTTCAGGTAGTTGGGACTTCCCCTGGATGTTTGTCTTATAGGATTGGACAGGGTTACGCTTCGATTTGAAGCGAGGTCGTTCGTTCTGCTTTTTGAAAAAGCGGTCGTAGGCATCGGCTAGATGCTTGACACTGGTCTGCATAGACGTACTATCAACTTCTTTTAACCAGTCGAACTCCTGCTTCAACAAAGGGATTTCTTTCGAACAAGAGCCGTAGGATAGTCCTTTTCCTGTCGCCTTATAGGTTTCATCCCACTTCGCCAAGAAGTGGTTGAAGATGAATCGTGAACAACCAATCGTCTTGGCGATCAGGATTTCCTACTCTTTTGTCGGATATATTCTGAATTTGTAAGCCTTATGTTTTAACATGATTTTTCACCTCCTTGAAGGGAGCATACCCTAAAGGATAGTTGGCGATTCATCTCCCACTTTCACTAGGGTTTCGCCCTCAACGTTTAGAAGTGGGAGTATTCTCGCCTAATTTTGATAAATCATTTTTCAAATGAAAGACAATCTTTTTCCGGACGTCCAGTAGTGACGAATCGCTTCGATGATGACGTCTGGACGATCCCAGTGTAATAGATGTCCTGTCTCCGGGACGAAATGGACCGTCGCTTGCGTTATCTCATGTAATCGGTTCGTTGCCTGCTGACGGATCGATGCTTGATCTGTCGGTAACGTTGCGGCGTACAACTGAATGTTCGCTGGTGGAACGTCCGGGAGGAAATCAAGAACATCCTCGTGGTGAAGCGCGCGTACGATCGCAGCAGCCGTCTCTCCTCGCGCATGCCAGTGGAATCGTCCTTCCTCCATCCGAAGGAGATCGGCTCCGGCTAGATCGAGGGAGGGCGAGCGACGGGCGTTTGGGGCATAAACGGCAATATCCAAAAATTCGTTCCATGTCGAAACGGAATCCTCGAAATCTTGTTCATAAAAGGCGACTTCTTCCTCTACGGAACGACCGTAAAGTCGTTTACTGTGATAGCCGCCGTCAATCAGAATCGTGCCGAGCACACGGTCCGCATGTTCAATCAAATAATACAGTGACAGAACACTGCCCCATGAGTGTGATAAGGCATAAAACTGTTGGATATCGAGTTCATTTAGAACTTCATCAATCCAGTCTGTGAGCGGCTTCATGCGATAGTGTAGAGGGTCTGAGAAAGCTGGTGTTTTGCCGTGACCGGGTAAATCAATCGCAATCAGACGGAATTCGTCCGCGAGCGCTTCGGCGATTTCGATGAAGCTGAGACTCGTACTGCCGAGTCCATGAAAGCAGACAATCGTCGGAAGCTGTTTGGTTCCCCATTCCGTAATGTGGACGGATTGTTGCTGACAGGTGATCGTATAACGTTTCATTTGCCGTCTCCTTTTTTCTTTTACTGTACCATGAGGAGAATGTTGGGAATTGAAAAATAAGGAAACTTTCTTTAAGGAGTAGCGTAGAGTAAGATAACACGTCGTTTATATAGAGGAGAATTCACATGGAAACCATCATCACGATGCTCTTAACAGCCGTTACCTTATATGGACTCGGTGTCCTTGTCACGAAAGTAAAAGAACGCTTGCGTTAATCAAAAATATGTCCAAAGGAGTCCGTCATGTTTCCAATCGTAAAACAAGAATTCACGAGCAGCTTCAAAAGCATCAAAGCGATTCTATTGATTCTTTTTCTGACGATCACGTCCGTCTTCACAGCATCGTATTTGACGAGGCATCCGGAACTGCTTGCTGGCGTTAATCAACCGTCTGCCTATACTTCAAGCATTAAGTTCTTCATCCTGTTCTTCGGTTTTCTGTTCGTGGCTGCGTTACCACACGACATCATCAATCGTGAAATCGAGACGCGGACGATTCGTTTACTGGTCACGAAGACGTCGCGTCTGCGAATCGTTTTGGAGAAGTTTCTCGGATCATTGTTGTTCTGGTGCGCGACGCTTACGATCAATTTCCTGATTGTCTCACTCTACGCACAGCAATGGTTCTGGATGGATTATCTGACGGTTCTGATTGTCATCATCTACATCACCAGTTTCAACATCTTTTTGTCTACGATGATTGCGAAGCCTGGTTTGACGATGTTCCTCGGTATTTTTCTCGGGATTGTCGTACCGATCATCGGTCTCTGGTCAGCGTTCTCAGAAAAACGGTATCTGCTACCGTTTCAATACATCTTGCCGTATCATGCCGTCATTATGTCTGGAACGTTGTTAGTGTTACCTGTTTTGTGGAGTGGGGTGTTCTTGACGATTGCTTACTTAAAGCTAAAACGAAAGGATTTGTAATATGTATGCGATTGAAGTAAGAGGGTTGAAGAAATCGTTCGGTGCGAAAGAAGTCTTACGAGAGGTGGATTTGACGGTCGAGCCTGGAGAAATCTTTGGGTTTTTAGGTCGTAATGGTGCCGGAAAATCAACATTCATTCAAATCATGACCGGGATTACGCAAGCAACAGGCGGAACCGTCTCGCTCCTCGGTGAACCCGTTGATCGACTGGATGCCGTCAAACAACGAATCGGGGTCATGCCGGATACATCGAATCTGTATCATGATATGACGGCACGTGCGTTCCTCGAATACATGGCAGGATTATCAGGAGTTCGCATCAGTAAGCAAGAAGTTGGAAGTTTGCTCGAACAGGTCGGATTAAGCGGGACGGAGCGACAAAAGATCGGGAGCTTCTCGTTCGGGATGAAGAAAAAGATCAGTATCGCACAAGCGCTCACTGGAAATCCGGAATTACTCTTTTTAGATGAACCGACGTCCGGTCTTGATCCAGAGTCGGCGATCGAGATCCAGCGATTGTTGCTTGCATTAAAAGCGGAGGGGAAAACGATTTTCTTGACCTCGCATAACTTGAATGAGATCGAAAAGATGTGTGACCGTGTCGCCATCATGGCGGAGCGGCGAATCGTCCGCTGCGGAACCGTTGCGTCCTTACAAGAAGCAATGAGGCAGGAGATTCAAATCCGTATTCGGACTGTTCCGCGAGTAGAGCCATCGCATCTGCCAGCATACGCTCGACTTTTGTCACAAACCGATGAGTATACACAGCTAACTCTAACGACGGAAGAAGATATTCCAGAGTTACTCGTCATGCTTGCAAAACAAGACGTCAAAGTCTACGAGGTACAGATCGAACGCCAATCGTTAGAAGAGATCTTCTTAGCGGTCTGACCGATCAGCTATTGATTCCGTCTCCGGAACATCTTCGAGTAAAAGACGACCACCATCATTCCACTGACCGTACATCTGATTCAGTTTCGTTTTTTCAATCAACGTTTGCAGACGTTTTTCGTAGAGAACAGGATCCTTGCGGACACTTTGAATCGTATCAATTCGGATGCGTCGATAGAGTTCCGGGAAGTCATTAAACTGTTCATAGACGATCGGGTCTTCTTGA
This region of Exiguobacterium acetylicum DSM 20416 genomic DNA includes:
- a CDS encoding zinc-binding dehydrogenase; its protein translation is MKAVTVIGHGGLDQLKYIDMETPQPKQGEVLIEIKACALNNTEIWMREGAYGVESESGWKAEGVQFPRIPGSDISGRIVAVGDGVAESKIGRDVVLFPFTASGEIKDEQSAENLSFIGSEYDGGYAEYVRWPLKLCYDMPLASYTDSAVFSVSGLTAWHMVEQLDLQQGQTVLVTGASGGVGSLNVQIAKRVFGARVVALVGDLKLTDQLHELGADLVVSYREPDWDQQVMQEVGPVDAILDVVGDAVFKKGLELLKRGGTYCISGSSGGQVTSLDFRTLYLKHIRLQGSVLGNRHDYEKLLEAVRTQTIQPVIDRMFPLAEAREAQAYFKQAGKFGKVVLLP
- a CDS encoding LysR family transcriptional regulator; translation: MIDFEWYRSFIHVYQQRSVSAAARIRFLTQPAVSQHIAALEAELETSLFIRAPRQMIPTDAGTALYTQVVGLIDRLEELSLEMKYEAGEQPRPVLKFGGPTEFVTHGIVPKLPLDIAQFTAIFDLTVPLLQRLLSNELDFIIATKRIDEPGVQYVPIADERFHLIAPIGYEVPEVDLKEWMARQRWISYGLELPIIRRYYQTQFGERPGIRPEMILPNVDAILKAIEAGHGISVLPDYLVEVAVSAGRVQRIAPERFATNQLYVAYRTESRHDPVLQQAIKALG
- a CDS encoding putative quinol monooxygenase; protein product: MIQLIARIEAHPNQGEQLASIIEGVIAPSRAEAGCLMYQAHRAIDKPNVFFFYEQWHDQDAFDQHVASPHYQAYRADSASLVADRALTFLDDVSK
- a CDS encoding type 1 glutamine amidotransferase domain-containing protein, which translates into the protein MSKHILMVVTNAKEMKEGHATGLWLSEFAEAYIEFKNAGYTVTVASPNGGESPIDARSLADEVPAEIQATAPLFKETLDLKSIQDFSAFDAIFMPGGHGTMFDLPQSDALNNALRTLFEANKTVAAVCHGPAGLVSATLSDGTPLVAGKTIATFTDEEERATGLDVYMPFLLETRLRELGANIITADNFTENVQVDGNLVTGQNPQSTIAVAKAVINTLN
- a CDS encoding alpha/beta fold hydrolase, with amino-acid sequence MKRYTITCQQQSVHITEWGTKQLPTIVCFHGLGSTSLSFIEIAEALADEFRLIAIDLPGHGKTPAFSDPLHYRMKPLTDWIDEVLNELDIQQFYALSHSWGSVLSLYYLIEHADRVLGTILIDGGYHSKRLYGRSVEEEVAFYEQDFEDSVSTWNEFLDIAVYAPNARRSPSLDLAGADLLRMEEGRFHWHARGETAAAIVRALHHEDVLDFLPDVPPANIQLYAATLPTDQASIRQQATNRLHEITQATVHFVPETGHLLHWDRPDVIIEAIRHYWTSGKRLSFI
- a CDS encoding ABC transporter permease — encoded protein: MFPIVKQEFTSSFKSIKAILLILFLTITSVFTASYLTRHPELLAGVNQPSAYTSSIKFFILFFGFLFVAALPHDIINREIETRTIRLLVTKTSRLRIVLEKFLGSLLFWCATLTINFLIVSLYAQQWFWMDYLTVLIVIIYITSFNIFLSTMIAKPGLTMFLGIFLGIVVPIIGLWSAFSEKRYLLPFQYILPYHAVIMSGTLLVLPVLWSGVFLTIAYLKLKRKDL
- a CDS encoding ATP-binding cassette domain-containing protein yields the protein MYAIEVRGLKKSFGAKEVLREVDLTVEPGEIFGFLGRNGAGKSTFIQIMTGITQATGGTVSLLGEPVDRLDAVKQRIGVMPDTSNLYHDMTARAFLEYMAGLSGVRISKQEVGSLLEQVGLSGTERQKIGSFSFGMKKKISIAQALTGNPELLFLDEPTSGLDPESAIEIQRLLLALKAEGKTIFLTSHNLNEIEKMCDRVAIMAERRIVRCGTVASLQEAMRQEIQIRIRTVPRVEPSHLPAYARLLSQTDEYTQLTLTTEEDIPELLVMLAKQDVKVYEVQIERQSLEEIFLAV